From Cyclobacteriaceae bacterium, a single genomic window includes:
- a CDS encoding electron transfer flavoprotein subunit beta/FixA family protein, giving the protein MKILVCISHVPDTTSKINFIDNNTRFDTTGVQFIIGPYDDYALARAIELKETSGATVTVLNVGTADTEPTIRKALAIGADDAIRVNADPTDSYFVASQIAEHAKGFDLVLMGRESIDFNGGVVHAMVGEMLGIPAISPVMKLDIEGTTVKMTKEIEGGKEMVEASLPLVAGCQEPIAEWKIPNMRGIMSARTKPLKVVEPKAVDKLIVAQKFELPAPKGAVKMISPDNVAELVTRLKTEAKVL; this is encoded by the coding sequence ATGAAGATTTTAGTATGTATCTCTCACGTACCTGACACGACTTCCAAGATTAACTTTATTGATAATAATACCAGGTTTGATACCACCGGCGTGCAATTTATCATCGGACCTTACGATGACTATGCCCTCGCCAGAGCCATCGAATTGAAAGAAACTTCCGGTGCAACAGTCACCGTCCTGAACGTGGGCACAGCCGACACAGAGCCGACCATCCGAAAGGCATTGGCAATTGGTGCCGATGATGCAATTCGAGTAAATGCTGATCCGACTGATTCATATTTTGTAGCATCTCAGATCGCCGAGCATGCCAAAGGTTTTGATCTTGTCCTGATGGGACGTGAGTCAATCGACTTTAACGGTGGTGTGGTTCACGCTATGGTAGGAGAGATGTTAGGTATTCCTGCGATATCTCCGGTGATGAAGCTTGATATTGAAGGAACCACTGTGAAGATGACGAAAGAAATTGAAGGTGGTAAGGAAATGGTGGAAGCCAGCTTGCCGTTGGTAGCTGGTTGCCAGGAGCCAATTGCAGAATGGAAAATTCCAAACATGCGCGGTATCATGAGTGCCCGCACTAAACCTTTGAAGGTTGTAGAACCGAAAGCTGTTGACAAACTGATCGTCGCGCAGAAATTTGAATTACCTGCGCCGAAGGGAGCAGTAAAGATGATCTCTCCTGATAACGTTGCGGAATTGGTTACGAGATTGAAGACAGAAGCAAAAGTTCTTTGA
- a CDS encoding tetratricopeptide repeat protein, with protein sequence MDRLEQLKQFAKEEPGDPFNFYALALEYLKTDPSEAGRLFESLTLSHPDYLPTYYPYAQLMVDRKDTNGAIRIFESGIARARAANEAKTLREIQALYNDWKDEL encoded by the coding sequence ATGGACCGACTGGAACAACTTAAACAATTCGCAAAGGAGGAGCCTGGCGACCCGTTCAACTTCTACGCTCTGGCGCTGGAGTATCTGAAAACCGACCCATCCGAAGCTGGTAGATTGTTTGAGTCATTGACACTTTCACACCCTGACTACCTGCCGACGTACTATCCCTATGCACAATTAATGGTAGACCGGAAAGATACCAATGGGGCAATACGAATATTTGAATCAGGTATCGCCCGGGCAAGAGCGGCCAATGAAGCAAAGACGCTAAGGGAAATACAGGCTTTGTACAATGACTGGAAGGACGAGTTATAA
- a CDS encoding zinc-binding dehydrogenase, which yields MKALMLVGPGQIEWKEIDKPVAAPGKAVVKMKGIALNRRDEWIKQGQYPNIRYGGILGSDGAGIVESVGDEKDKEMIGKEVVINPNIDWGPDPDVQSKKYSILGMPVSGTFAEYCMVDIDRLQPIPFHLDFLQAAALPLGGLTAFRALFRQGSLRADQNILISGFGGGVAQFAFLFARAAGANVYVTSGSDEKIARAIKMGAKGAYNYKKEANYSELWKTKGGFDLIIDSAGGDQVNNYIKILKPGGKIVFYGATNGLPSKIDFYRMFWNQLTLQGTTMGNDNEFIEMLAFISKHQIRPMVDSIRPFAKLAESFSDITHPHKVGKIVFQL from the coding sequence ATGAAAGCATTGATGCTGGTAGGTCCCGGTCAGATTGAATGGAAAGAAATTGATAAGCCTGTTGCTGCTCCCGGCAAAGCTGTGGTCAAGATGAAAGGTATTGCCCTTAATCGCCGTGATGAATGGATCAAGCAAGGTCAATATCCAAACATCCGATATGGTGGGATATTGGGATCTGATGGTGCCGGTATTGTTGAATCTGTTGGTGATGAAAAGGATAAGGAAATGATTGGTAAGGAAGTGGTGATCAATCCAAACATTGACTGGGGTCCTGATCCGGATGTTCAATCAAAGAAGTATTCAATTCTGGGAATGCCTGTAAGCGGAACATTTGCAGAATACTGCATGGTGGATATCGATAGACTGCAGCCCATTCCATTTCACTTGGATTTCCTTCAGGCAGCAGCATTGCCGTTGGGTGGACTGACTGCCTTTCGTGCACTGTTCCGTCAGGGAAGCTTACGCGCCGATCAGAATATTCTGATCTCAGGTTTTGGTGGTGGCGTAGCACAGTTTGCATTTCTATTTGCAAGAGCCGCTGGCGCAAATGTCTACGTAACTTCTGGAAGTGATGAAAAAATTGCGCGTGCCATTAAAATGGGAGCGAAGGGTGCTTACAATTATAAGAAGGAAGCCAACTACAGTGAGCTTTGGAAAACAAAGGGTGGCTTCGATCTGATCATCGATAGTGCCGGTGGTGATCAGGTGAATAATTACATCAAGATATTGAAACCAGGCGGCAAGATAGTTTTCTATGGTGCCACCAACGGTCTTCCATCCAAAATAGATTTCTACAGAATGTTCTGGAACCAGCTAACGCTTCAGGGAACAACGATGGGAAATGACAATGAGTTTATAGAGATGCTGGCGTTTATCAGCAAGCATCAGATTCGTCCGATGGTGGATTCAATACGTCCGTTTGCTAAACTAGCGGAATCATTCTCTGATATTACGCATCCACATAAAGTAGGAAAGATTGTGTTTCAGCTTTGA
- a CDS encoding HAMP domain-containing histidine kinase, with amino-acid sequence MKAVLIFSLLLIVSVAHSQTGKGSYYLKKSKDFLEQKKLKQAEQYADSLLLNALQSHRLDSAMMAYLWLSSVNEAREDYESQLHNFKMVLVYRDSIESIKKENDLEETRLLFASEKESHNKQLNFLRDEIKNLYISANETYINTVIIFVALLLLIGVATIYLLRKKNQAQRQVREANLELKVMHSFRERLAGVMTSTLKNSLTSFENLTQSMAAQIPRLSKEDSVQFLRNLNATAADLKVDISNVVEWTNHQADAKSFHPEVLECRALAQNAIDRFQTALTSKNISAELFMPEGQRVYADQKMMDIVLDNLISNAIHFTPPGGTITFFSGRKDGLVTMGLRDTGVGISPENLAGLFNENPSSNSKKQKDKNGFGLMLTRGLIERNGGQFYAESELDKGSNFYFSLPENKF; translated from the coding sequence TTGAAAGCAGTTTTAATATTTAGTTTACTGCTTATTGTCAGTGTCGCACATTCCCAGACGGGAAAGGGCAGTTATTATCTTAAAAAATCCAAAGATTTTCTTGAGCAAAAGAAGCTGAAACAGGCAGAGCAATATGCTGATTCTCTTCTCCTGAATGCTCTGCAATCCCATCGTCTGGATAGTGCCATGATGGCGTATCTATGGCTCTCCTCGGTCAATGAAGCACGGGAAGATTATGAAAGTCAGCTTCATAATTTCAAGATGGTACTCGTCTATCGCGATTCAATTGAATCCATCAAAAAAGAAAATGACCTGGAAGAGACTCGTCTTTTATTTGCTTCTGAAAAAGAGTCGCATAACAAGCAATTGAACTTCCTCAGAGATGAAATCAAAAATCTCTATATCTCTGCCAATGAAACATACATCAATACAGTAATCATTTTTGTTGCCTTGTTACTACTGATAGGAGTGGCAACGATATATTTATTAAGAAAGAAGAACCAGGCACAGCGGCAGGTGAGGGAAGCAAATCTCGAGTTGAAGGTCATGCATTCTTTCAGGGAACGACTAGCAGGAGTGATGACTTCAACACTAAAGAACTCTCTTACCTCCTTTGAAAACCTTACGCAAAGCATGGCAGCACAGATTCCCAGGCTAAGCAAGGAAGATAGTGTTCAGTTCTTACGGAATCTCAACGCCACTGCAGCAGATCTTAAGGTAGATATCAGCAATGTAGTGGAGTGGACTAATCATCAGGCCGATGCAAAGTCCTTTCATCCGGAAGTGCTGGAATGCAGGGCGCTGGCACAAAATGCAATTGACCGCTTCCAGACTGCCTTGACCAGCAAGAACATTTCCGCCGAGCTCTTTATGCCTGAAGGTCAACGGGTGTATGCCGATCAGAAAATGATGGACATTGTTCTTGATAATCTGATAAGTAATGCCATTCACTTCACACCTCCCGGTGGAACGATCACATTTTTCTCAGGCCGCAAGGACGGTTTGGTAACAATGGGCCTGAGAGATACAGGCGTTGGAATTTCTCCTGAGAATCTCGCCGGTCTTTTTAACGAAAATCCATCCTCCAACAGCAAAAAGCAGAAGGATAAAAATGGTTTTGGATTAATGTTAACAAGAGGTCTTATCGAGCGAAATGGGGGACAGTTTTACGCTGAAAGCGAGCTGGACAAAGGAAGTAACTTCTACTTTTCTCTTCCTGAAAATAAGTTCTGA
- the dnaB gene encoding replicative DNA helicase, which produces MEQRSTSLRSGSTKTTKLLPRDISENLGKLPPQALDLEEAVLGALMLEKNALTAVIEFLRPEHFYTEQHKEIYTAIVDLFKTSEPVDMRTVVAQLRKNGKLEIVGGAYFIAELTSKVSSAANIEYHARYIIEMAIKRELIQISSQIQQDAYEDTTDVFDLLDKTEQSVFAISDSNLRKNYDTMKSLMSRAVQELQERKNHKDGLTGVPTGFTKLDRLLSGWQKSDLVIIAARPGMGKTAFVVSALRNAAVDFNFPVALFSLEMASLQLVNRLISAEAELESEKIKRGNLADFEWQQLVHKTNRLSAAPIFIDDTPALSILELRAKCRRLKAEHNVQLIVIDYLQLMKGESQGNREQEIASISRALKGIAKELEVPVLALSQLSRGVETRGGDKRPQLSDLRESGSIEQDADIVMFLYRPEYYKITVDEEGMPTQGMAEVIVAKHRNGGLDTVKLKFIGKYTKFADFDGPSSGESSFGSVTRESRLNSFRDDVPPPPRGDEEMPF; this is translated from the coding sequence ATGGAGCAACGGTCAACGTCATTGAGGTCAGGCAGCACTAAAACTACCAAGTTACTTCCCCGGGATATCTCGGAGAATCTGGGTAAGCTGCCGCCTCAGGCGCTTGATCTTGAAGAGGCAGTGCTGGGTGCTTTGATGCTGGAAAAGAACGCTTTAACAGCTGTCATTGAGTTCTTGCGCCCTGAGCATTTTTACACAGAACAACACAAAGAGATTTATACTGCTATCGTCGACCTGTTCAAAACATCGGAACCTGTCGACATGAGAACGGTAGTAGCGCAGCTTCGCAAAAATGGCAAGCTCGAAATAGTAGGGGGCGCCTACTTTATTGCTGAGCTTACATCCAAGGTCAGCTCCGCCGCCAACATTGAATATCACGCCCGCTATATTATTGAAATGGCGATCAAACGTGAGCTGATCCAGATCTCATCACAGATTCAGCAGGATGCTTACGAAGATACTACCGACGTATTCGACCTTCTTGATAAAACGGAACAATCCGTCTTTGCTATTTCTGATTCCAACCTTCGAAAGAACTATGACACCATGAAGTCATTGATGTCGAGGGCGGTACAAGAACTTCAGGAAAGAAAAAATCATAAGGACGGCCTGACAGGAGTTCCAACCGGTTTCACAAAGCTTGACCGACTATTGAGCGGCTGGCAGAAATCTGATCTTGTGATCATCGCCGCACGACCTGGTATGGGTAAGACAGCATTTGTAGTTTCTGCATTGCGCAATGCGGCCGTGGATTTCAATTTCCCTGTAGCATTGTTCTCTCTTGAAATGGCATCCCTTCAGCTGGTCAATCGTCTCATATCTGCAGAAGCAGAATTGGAGTCAGAAAAGATCAAGCGTGGAAATCTCGCAGACTTTGAATGGCAGCAATTGGTTCATAAGACCAACCGCCTGTCAGCAGCGCCTATATTCATTGATGATACACCAGCATTATCTATTCTTGAGCTTCGTGCTAAATGCCGTCGTCTGAAGGCAGAGCATAATGTTCAGTTGATCGTTATTGATTACCTCCAGTTGATGAAAGGTGAAAGCCAGGGTAATCGTGAACAGGAGATTGCATCGATTTCGCGTGCGCTCAAGGGTATTGCCAAAGAACTTGAAGTTCCGGTGCTGGCACTTTCACAGTTGAGTCGCGGTGTGGAAACCCGTGGTGGAGATAAACGCCCTCAGTTGTCCGACTTACGTGAATCAGGATCTATCGAGCAGGATGCAGACATTGTTATGTTCCTGTATCGTCCGGAGTATTATAAAATTACAGTGGATGAAGAGGGTATGCCTACTCAGGGGATGGCCGAAGTAATTGTTGCCAAGCATAGAAACGGTGGGTTGGATACTGTCAAATTGAAGTTCATAGGTAAGTACACTAAGTTCGCGGATTTCGATGGTCCTTCTTCCGGTGAAAGTTCCTTTGGCAGCGTTACCCGTGAAAGCAGGCTTAACTCTTTCCGCGATGATGTTCCACCTCCGCCAAGAGGTGATGAGGAAATGCCTTTTTAA